Proteins encoded together in one Deinococcus hopiensis KR-140 window:
- a CDS encoding acyl-CoA carboxylase subunit beta, with amino-acid sequence MTQPGIELQELIAAMEQRRAKVEAGGGPERQKKQREGGKLTARERIEKLLDPGSFMELSTFVEHGANRLMTGVEAPGEGVVTGRGTIAGRQVFVFSQDFTVLGGSLGKMNAAKVTKVMDLAAKTGCPVIGLNDSAGARIQEGVDSLSGYGEIFYRNAVYSGSVPQISAILGPCAGGAVYSPALTDFILMSRGSSYMFITGPEVIKSVTREDVTFDQLGGADVHTRKSGVAHLEYEGDEAVLQGVRDLLSYLPQNAREEAPAQPCTDPVDRTNERLLEIVTPDQRRPYAMHDVIHELVDGGTFLEIQPGWAKNILCGFARLGGRSVGIVANNPKVMAGTLNIDASDKAARFIRTCDCYNIPVLTLVDVTGFLPGVAQEHAGIIRHGAKMLYAYAEATVPKITLITRKSYGGAYLAMNSRDMGADVVYAWPTAAVAVMGAEGAANIVYRREILNSENPEATRAEKIAQYKEAFDNPYVAAAKGYVDDILPMEDTRRRLIQTFEMLRGKEEARPYKKHGNIPL; translated from the coding sequence ATGACCCAACCCGGAATCGAACTGCAAGAGCTCATCGCCGCCATGGAGCAGCGCCGCGCCAAGGTGGAGGCGGGCGGTGGACCTGAGCGGCAGAAAAAGCAGCGCGAGGGCGGCAAGCTCACGGCCCGCGAGCGCATCGAGAAACTGCTGGACCCCGGCTCCTTCATGGAACTCTCCACCTTCGTGGAACACGGAGCCAACCGGCTGATGACGGGGGTTGAAGCGCCGGGCGAGGGCGTGGTCACGGGCCGCGGCACCATCGCGGGGCGGCAGGTGTTCGTCTTCTCGCAGGACTTTACGGTGCTGGGCGGCTCGCTGGGCAAGATGAACGCCGCCAAGGTCACCAAGGTGATGGACCTCGCCGCCAAGACCGGCTGCCCGGTCATCGGCCTGAACGACTCGGCGGGAGCGCGCATTCAGGAGGGTGTGGACAGCCTCTCGGGCTACGGCGAGATCTTTTACCGCAACGCTGTCTACTCGGGCAGCGTGCCGCAGATCAGCGCCATCCTCGGGCCGTGTGCGGGCGGCGCGGTGTACTCGCCCGCGCTGACCGACTTCATTCTGATGAGCCGGGGAAGCTCGTACATGTTCATCACGGGGCCGGAAGTCATCAAGTCGGTCACGCGAGAGGACGTGACCTTTGATCAGCTCGGGGGCGCGGACGTGCATACCCGCAAGAGCGGCGTGGCCCATCTGGAATACGAAGGCGACGAGGCGGTGCTGCAGGGCGTCCGGGACCTGCTGTCGTACCTGCCCCAGAATGCCCGCGAGGAAGCCCCCGCCCAGCCCTGCACCGATCCTGTGGACCGCACCAACGAGCGCCTGCTGGAGATCGTGACGCCGGACCAGCGCAGGCCCTACGCCATGCACGACGTGATCCACGAACTCGTGGACGGCGGAACGTTCCTCGAAATCCAGCCGGGCTGGGCGAAGAACATCCTCTGCGGTTTCGCGCGGCTGGGGGGGCGCAGCGTGGGCATCGTGGCGAACAATCCCAAGGTGATGGCGGGAACGCTGAACATCGACGCCTCAGACAAGGCCGCGCGCTTTATCCGCACCTGCGACTGCTACAACATCCCCGTGCTGACGTTGGTGGACGTGACGGGATTTTTGCCTGGCGTGGCCCAGGAACACGCGGGTATCATCCGCCACGGCGCGAAGATGCTCTACGCCTACGCCGAGGCCACCGTCCCCAAGATCACCCTGATCACCCGCAAGAGCTACGGCGGCGCGTACCTCGCCATGAACAGCCGCGATATGGGCGCGGACGTGGTGTACGCCTGGCCCACGGCCGCCGTCGCCGTGATGGGTGCGGAGGGGGCGGCCAACATCGTCTACCGCCGTGAAATCCTGAACTCGGAAAACCCCGAGGCGACGCGCGCCGAGAAGATCGCGCAGTACAAGGAAGCGTTCGACAACCCCTACGTGGCCGCCGCCAAAGGCTACGTGGACGACATCCTGCCCATGGAAGACACGCGCCGCCGACTCATCCAGACCTTCGAGATGCTGCGCGGCAAGGAGGAGGCGCGGCCCTACAAGAAGCATGGCAATATTCCCTTGTGA
- the yidD gene encoding membrane protein insertion efficiency factor YidD, producing MTLSAAALTLIRWYGQEVSPYKGYRCAHARYYGAASCSAVVEGIITARGVVGGWREVRAQFAACGLAAELLSQQATPINHLPCSGPVNPECEPACCGACGPIDDVCHACPLGSSSVSSKLQMAVGQEPAHLSEWLGAWKGKGTPHGAILPHAHSGSLAGPGQKEVRTWIPALNERRRHGRTSRRCPGTRDLSCDANCCDACEVADLACPWVSVRSGLLRALLRALARSGLAWWRARKRT from the coding sequence GTGACCCTCTCTGCGGCTGCCCTCACGCTGATCCGCTGGTACGGGCAGGAAGTGTCGCCGTACAAAGGCTACCGATGCGCCCACGCGCGGTACTACGGTGCAGCCTCGTGTTCGGCGGTGGTGGAGGGGATCATCACGGCGCGGGGTGTGGTAGGCGGGTGGCGAGAAGTGCGCGCGCAATTCGCGGCGTGTGGACTGGCGGCGGAGTTGCTTTCCCAGCAAGCCACGCCGATCAACCACCTTCCCTGTTCGGGCCCAGTCAACCCGGAATGCGAACCGGCATGCTGCGGGGCTTGCGGGCCCATTGACGATGTCTGCCACGCCTGCCCACTCGGCAGCAGCTCCGTTTCTTCCAAGCTTCAGATGGCGGTGGGGCAGGAGCCAGCGCATTTGTCCGAATGGCTCGGCGCGTGGAAGGGCAAGGGCACCCCTCACGGCGCCATTCTCCCCCATGCGCATTCCGGTTCGCTCGCCGGGCCCGGTCAAAAAGAAGTCCGCACGTGGATCCCTGCCCTGAACGAACGCAGGCGGCATGGACGGACCTCACGCCGCTGTCCCGGCACCAGGGACCTTTCGTGCGACGCGAACTGCTGCGACGCCTGCGAAGTGGCCGATCTTGCCTGTCCGTGGGTGAGCGTGCGGAGTGGGCTCCTACGGGCCCTGCTGCGTGCGCTGGCGCGAAGCGGCCTCGCGTGGTGGCGTGCCCGCAAAAGAACCTGA
- a CDS encoding Ig-like domain-containing protein, which produces MNFNGVGVTKVEFYRGRTLIGTDTASPYSGAFDLTGADNGQASTPSQRGPTARRGTWGAAPRRGP; this is translated from the coding sequence GTGAACTTCAACGGCGTAGGCGTGACGAAGGTGGAATTCTACAGGGGCCGTACGCTGATCGGCACCGACACCGCCAGCCCGTACAGTGGGGCCTTTGACCTTACGGGCGCTGACAACGGCCAGGCCAGTACGCCATCACAGCGCGGGCCTACGGCGCGGCGGGGAACGTGGGGCGCTGCGCCCAGACGCGGACCCTGA
- a CDS encoding aldo/keto reductase, whose product MRTIKLGTSDLEVPVVAVGCMRINALDRAEAERFVGTAVNEGANFFDHADIYGGGACEEIFAEAIGMNSTVRERVILQSKCGIRPGMFDFSRAHILASVDGILKRLKTDYLDVLLLHRPDALVEPEEVAAAFDELERSGKVRHFGVSNQHPRQIELLKKFVRQPLVANQLQLSITNASLITSGLNVNMENESAVNRDGYVLDYCRLHDITVQPWSPFQYGFFEGVFLDNPKFPKLNASINEVAANHGVSNTTVAIAWLLRHPAHMQPVTGTTNTERLKDCIRAGDVHLSREEWYGILRAAGNVLP is encoded by the coding sequence GTGAGGACCATCAAGCTCGGGACCAGTGATCTGGAGGTGCCCGTCGTCGCCGTGGGGTGTATGCGGATCAACGCTCTGGACAGGGCGGAGGCGGAGCGTTTCGTAGGGACGGCGGTGAACGAGGGAGCCAACTTCTTCGACCACGCCGATATCTACGGCGGTGGAGCGTGCGAGGAAATCTTCGCGGAAGCCATTGGGATGAACAGCACGGTCCGCGAGCGCGTCATCCTGCAGTCCAAGTGCGGCATCCGGCCCGGCATGTTCGACTTCTCCAGGGCGCACATCCTCGCCTCGGTGGACGGCATCCTCAAGCGCCTGAAGACCGATTACCTGGACGTGCTGTTGTTGCACCGCCCGGACGCGCTGGTGGAGCCGGAAGAGGTGGCGGCGGCCTTCGACGAACTCGAACGCTCGGGGAAAGTGCGGCACTTCGGCGTGTCCAACCAGCACCCCCGGCAAATCGAGTTGCTGAAGAAGTTCGTTCGTCAGCCCCTCGTCGCCAACCAACTGCAGCTCAGCATCACGAACGCCAGCCTCATCACGAGCGGGCTCAACGTGAACATGGAAAACGAGTCGGCGGTCAACCGCGACGGGTACGTCCTCGACTACTGCCGCCTCCACGACATCACCGTTCAGCCCTGGTCTCCCTTTCAGTACGGCTTTTTCGAGGGTGTGTTCCTCGACAACCCCAAGTTTCCCAAGCTGAACGCGTCCATCAATGAGGTGGCGGCGAACCACGGGGTCAGCAACACGACGGTTGCCATCGCCTGGTTGCTGCGCCACCCGGCCCACATGCAACCTGTAACGGGCACGACGAACACCGAACGTCTGAAAGACTGTATTCGCGCGGGCGACGTTCACCTCAGCCGCGAGGAGTGGTACGGCATCCTGCGGGCAGCCGGGAACGTGCTGCCCTAA
- a CDS encoding HD domain-containing protein, with the protein MRPLPLPARLLRKVRGYGGKVGRLIRSLHAAQAWPEDGWADSRLTAAEARVYRGMDPRDREHACRVARHLLRDRPDADPELVAAALLHDCGKSIRPYRVLERVLIGLVPNRLSRALPLGPLAVRAYHPELGAELLARAGARPRVARLVARHHHPGGDPDAALLHHYDDLE; encoded by the coding sequence ATGCGCCCGCTGCCCCTGCCCGCCCGCCTCCTGCGTAAAGTGCGGGGGTACGGGGGCAAGGTGGGGCGGCTGATCCGCAGTCTCCACGCGGCCCAGGCCTGGCCCGAGGACGGGTGGGCAGACTCCCGCCTGACGGCAGCGGAGGCGCGGGTGTACCGGGGCATGGACCCGCGGGACCGCGAACACGCCTGCCGGGTGGCGCGGCACCTGCTGCGGGACCGTCCTGACGCCGATCCCGAACTGGTTGCCGCCGCTCTCCTGCACGATTGTGGCAAGAGCATCCGCCCCTACCGTGTGCTGGAACGCGTCCTTATCGGCCTGGTGCCCAACCGCCTGAGCCGAGCGCTGCCGCTGGGGCCGCTCGCCGTGCGGGCCTATCACCCAGAGCTGGGCGCAGAACTGCTCGCCCGCGCCGGCGCCCGTCCCCGGGTGGCCCGCCTCGTGGCGCGGCACCACCATCCCGGCGGCGACCCGGACGCGGCGCTGCTGCACCACTACGACGATCTGGAGTGA
- the trxB gene encoding thioredoxin-disulfide reductase, producing MSDAPVQNYDVVIIGGGPAGLTAAIYTGRASLSTLVLEKGLPGGQIAQTEEVENYPGFPEPIPGMELAQRMVQQAEKFGAKIEMEEVEAIEATSGLHPYVFTVRGYSGTYRAKSVILATGANPKRLDVPGEELFWGKGVSTCATCDGFFYRGKKVVVVGGGDAAVEEGLFLTKFADEVTLIHRRDSLRANKVAQARAFANSKMKFIWDTVVEEVMGESHVTGVRLKNLKTGEVSDFATDGVFIFIGHVPNTSFVEGTLKLRDDGYVEVTDEIYTSVPLLFAAGDVSDHVYRQLATSVGAGTRAAMSAERALAALELETETAAD from the coding sequence ATGAGTGACGCCCCTGTTCAAAATTACGACGTGGTGATCATCGGCGGTGGCCCGGCTGGCCTGACGGCCGCCATCTACACGGGCCGCGCGAGCCTCAGCACCCTGGTGCTGGAAAAAGGCCTGCCCGGCGGTCAGATTGCCCAGACCGAGGAAGTCGAGAACTATCCGGGCTTTCCTGAACCGATTCCCGGCATGGAACTCGCCCAGCGCATGGTGCAGCAGGCTGAGAAGTTTGGCGCGAAGATCGAGATGGAGGAGGTGGAGGCCATTGAGGCCACATCTGGCCTCCACCCCTACGTCTTCACCGTGCGCGGCTACAGCGGCACCTACCGCGCCAAGAGCGTGATCCTGGCAACCGGCGCGAACCCCAAGAGGCTCGATGTGCCCGGCGAGGAGCTGTTCTGGGGCAAAGGCGTAAGCACCTGCGCCACCTGCGACGGTTTTTTCTACCGGGGCAAGAAGGTCGTCGTGGTGGGCGGCGGAGACGCGGCGGTGGAAGAGGGCCTGTTCCTGACCAAGTTTGCCGATGAAGTGACCCTGATTCACCGCCGCGACAGCCTGCGCGCCAACAAAGTGGCCCAGGCTCGGGCGTTTGCCAATTCCAAGATGAAGTTTATCTGGGACACGGTGGTAGAGGAAGTGATGGGCGAGAGCCACGTGACCGGCGTGCGCCTCAAGAACCTCAAGACCGGGGAGGTCAGTGACTTTGCCACCGACGGCGTGTTTATCTTTATCGGCCACGTGCCCAACACCAGCTTTGTCGAGGGCACGTTGAAGCTGCGCGACGACGGATACGTCGAGGTCACGGACGAGATCTACACGTCGGTGCCGCTGCTCTTTGCGGCGGGCGACGTGTCGGACCACGTGTACCGGCAGCTCGCCACCAGCGTTGGGGCCGGAACCCGCGCGGCCATGAGCGCCGAGCGTGCCCTCGCGGCGTTGGAGCTGGAAACCGAGACGGCGGCGGACTGA
- a CDS encoding 30S ribosomal protein S1, producing the protein MEDQTQTPAVESGTTQPTPGTEQTDVQTTATASPEVPSTPAAPAQATSAPAERSDDEYPAMTMEDVLASESTDHQSVSRGDIVDGTVVFIGNEGIAVDVGAKVEGVIPLNQITEEPVTLEQAQQMYKPGDKIEAYVVRVDLANSQIVLSKKRADQDKGWRVLERMQEGDQTFEVEVLEKVRGGLVAQIEGVRAFLPASQVDTRRVNDLDPYVGKPLQVKLIELNRKRNRVIISHRAIMEAQKAQAREATIGQLLPGAQFEGEVVEITDFGVFVNLGGIDGLVHRSELTYGRFNHPRDVVKVGEKVQVQVIDVDEGRERINLSMRSLTQDPWEDAVAKYHIGQRVKGKVTNLTNFGAFVELEPGLEGLVHVSEMSWTKRVRHPNEVMKEGDEVEAVILRIDPKERRISLGIRQTTDDPWSALPDRYPPGTPVKGKITGMTDFGVFMEIEEGIEGLIHISELDTQRVNNPADLFKKGDEIEAVILNIDPVEQRASLSRRRALGGGGPVRDYVTQGGGARSDRYSAGPGGGAGGNRGGGRGGRGGGADYNYNAKDAQQGGKISTKLGDVYADLFAQFGLGGDKKDDAGQGTEGSDKQGE; encoded by the coding sequence ATGGAAGACCAGACCCAGACCCCCGCTGTAGAAAGCGGGACCACTCAGCCCACGCCGGGCACCGAGCAGACGGACGTGCAGACCACGGCCACCGCCAGCCCTGAAGTGCCCAGCACCCCCGCGGCGCCCGCCCAGGCCACCAGCGCTCCCGCCGAGCGCAGCGACGACGAGTACCCCGCCATGACCATGGAGGACGTGCTCGCCAGCGAGTCCACCGATCACCAGTCGGTGAGCCGGGGCGACATCGTGGACGGCACCGTGGTGTTTATCGGCAATGAGGGCATCGCCGTGGACGTCGGCGCAAAGGTTGAGGGCGTCATTCCCCTCAACCAGATCACCGAGGAGCCCGTCACGCTCGAGCAGGCCCAGCAGATGTACAAGCCCGGCGACAAGATCGAGGCGTACGTGGTGCGGGTGGACCTCGCCAACAGCCAGATCGTCCTGTCCAAGAAGCGGGCCGATCAGGACAAGGGCTGGCGCGTCCTGGAGCGCATGCAGGAAGGCGACCAGACCTTCGAGGTCGAGGTGCTGGAGAAGGTCCGTGGCGGCCTGGTGGCGCAGATTGAGGGCGTGCGCGCCTTCCTGCCTGCCTCCCAGGTGGATACCCGCCGGGTCAACGACCTGGACCCCTACGTGGGCAAACCGCTGCAGGTCAAGCTGATCGAGCTCAACCGCAAGCGCAACCGCGTGATTATCAGCCACCGCGCGATCATGGAAGCCCAGAAGGCCCAGGCGCGCGAGGCCACCATCGGGCAGCTGCTGCCCGGCGCGCAGTTCGAGGGCGAAGTCGTCGAGATCACCGATTTCGGCGTGTTTGTGAATCTGGGCGGCATCGACGGCCTGGTTCACCGCAGCGAGCTGACCTACGGCCGCTTCAACCACCCCCGTGACGTGGTCAAGGTGGGCGAGAAGGTCCAGGTCCAGGTCATCGACGTGGACGAGGGCCGCGAGCGAATCAACCTCTCCATGCGCTCGCTGACCCAGGACCCCTGGGAAGATGCCGTGGCGAAATACCACATCGGCCAGCGCGTGAAGGGCAAGGTCACCAACCTGACCAACTTTGGCGCGTTCGTCGAGCTGGAGCCCGGCCTCGAAGGCCTGGTGCACGTCAGCGAGATGAGCTGGACCAAGCGCGTGCGTCACCCCAACGAAGTCATGAAGGAAGGCGACGAGGTGGAAGCCGTCATCCTGCGCATCGACCCCAAGGAGCGCCGCATCAGCCTCGGGATTCGTCAGACCACGGACGATCCCTGGAGCGCGCTGCCTGACCGTTACCCGCCCGGCACGCCCGTCAAGGGCAAGATCACCGGCATGACCGACTTCGGCGTCTTTATGGAGATCGAAGAAGGCATCGAGGGCCTGATCCACATCAGCGAACTCGACACGCAGCGCGTGAACAACCCGGCCGATCTCTTCAAGAAGGGCGACGAGATTGAGGCCGTGATCCTGAACATCGACCCCGTGGAGCAGCGCGCGAGCCTCTCGCGTCGCCGCGCCCTCGGCGGCGGTGGCCCGGTGCGCGACTACGTGACGCAGGGCGGCGGCGCGCGCAGCGACCGCTACAGTGCTGGCCCCGGCGGCGGTGCGGGCGGCAACCGTGGCGGTGGCCGTGGTGGCCGCGGCGGCGGAGCCGACTACAACTACAACGCCAAGGACGCGCAGCAGGGCGGCAAGATCAGCACCAAGCTGGGCGACGTGTACGCGGACCTGTTCGCGCAGTTCGGCCTCGGCGGCGACAAGAAGGACGACGCTGGCCAGGGCACGGAAGGCAGCGACAAGCAGGGCGAATAA
- a CDS encoding Gfo/Idh/MocA family protein encodes MTQSSAAQPFSWGILGAARIARALIPAIHAAGGEVRMVGARDPESERVRAFAQEWGIEQIGTYEDVIASGVEAVYNPLPNDAHRPWTEAALRAGKHALTEKPLTLNAEEAQALAGVAAASGRLLLEAFAYRFQPHITRVREIVASGELGEVRAVRSAFGFALTRPDDFRWSADKGGGALYDVGCYAVNLTRLLLGEPQGVTAQARWTSGGVDVGLSGTLHYGAALASIDCAFDWGGKTQRIMVVGTGGTLDLDGGFSSKNDEEVRFHVQTNAGERTETFPPHDGYAAMVAHFQRAARGEQAPLYSPEDAVRQAQVLDALFAAAREGREVAVGQTI; translated from the coding sequence ATGACGCAAAGCAGCGCGGCACAACCTTTTTCCTGGGGCATTCTGGGCGCAGCACGGATCGCGCGGGCGCTCATCCCCGCCATTCATGCGGCGGGTGGAGAAGTGCGGATGGTGGGCGCGCGCGATCCGGAATCCGAACGGGTGCGGGCCTTCGCGCAGGAGTGGGGCATCGAGCAGATCGGGACGTACGAGGACGTGATCGCCTCGGGTGTGGAGGCGGTCTACAATCCGCTGCCCAACGACGCGCACCGGCCCTGGACGGAGGCGGCCCTGCGGGCAGGCAAACACGCCCTCACCGAGAAGCCCCTCACGCTGAATGCGGAGGAGGCGCAGGCCCTTGCGGGCGTGGCAGCAGCCTCCGGCCGCCTGCTGCTGGAGGCCTTCGCGTACCGTTTTCAGCCCCACATCACCCGGGTGCGGGAGATCGTGGCGAGCGGGGAACTGGGGGAGGTCCGGGCAGTGCGCTCGGCCTTCGGCTTTGCCCTAACTCGTCCGGACGACTTTCGTTGGAGCGCCGACAAGGGTGGCGGCGCGCTGTACGACGTGGGCTGCTACGCGGTAAACCTCACCCGCCTGCTGCTGGGCGAGCCGCAAGGCGTGACCGCCCAGGCCCGCTGGACCTCCGGCGGGGTGGACGTGGGCCTGAGCGGCACCCTGCACTATGGGGCCGCGCTGGCAAGCATCGACTGCGCCTTCGACTGGGGCGGGAAGACCCAGCGCATCATGGTGGTAGGAACCGGGGGAACCCTCGATCTGGACGGCGGCTTCAGCAGCAAGAACGATGAGGAGGTGCGCTTCCACGTGCAGACGAACGCCGGCGAGCGCACTGAGACCTTCCCGCCCCACGACGGCTACGCCGCGATGGTGGCCCACTTTCAGCGGGCGGCACGCGGCGAGCAAGCGCCCCTCTATTCTCCGGAGGACGCAGTACGGCAGGCGCAGGTGCTGGACGCGCTCTTCGCGGCAGCGAGGGAGGGGCGGGAAGTGGCGGTGGGTCAAACCATCTGA
- the yedA gene encoding drug/metabolite exporter YedA, whose amino-acid sequence MTPAALSTRARLTPAVLVSLALVYVVWGSTYFGIKVAIESLPPLGMLGLRFLVAGAVLFAFLRLRGAAMPTLRQWSASAAVGLLLLGGGTGLVTLAERDASSSVAALVIAVSPLFAALFGRLWGERTSGREWLGIGVGLLGIALLNVGELHATPLAALLLILAPLCWTFGSQWSRRLPLPAGLMGSAAEMLAGGVILMGLSLTTGEHWKAPTSASLWALAYLTVFGSLVAYSAYMYLVAHTRPALATSYAYVNPVVAVLLGVGFGGEHLSALGWGALGVILTGVVLVAWPRKERGAGA is encoded by the coding sequence GTGACGCCCGCCGCCCTGTCCACCCGCGCTCGCCTGACGCCCGCCGTGCTGGTGTCGCTCGCCCTCGTGTACGTGGTGTGGGGCAGCACGTATTTCGGGATCAAGGTGGCCATCGAGAGCCTGCCGCCACTGGGGATGCTGGGGCTGCGCTTTCTGGTGGCGGGCGCGGTGCTGTTCGCCTTTCTGCGGCTGCGCGGTGCGGCCATGCCCACCCTCCGGCAGTGGAGCGCGAGCGCAGCCGTCGGCCTCCTCCTGCTGGGCGGGGGCACCGGCCTGGTCACCCTGGCCGAGCGGGACGCGAGCAGCAGCGTGGCGGCCCTGGTGATCGCGGTGTCTCCCCTGTTCGCAGCCCTCTTCGGACGGCTGTGGGGCGAGCGCACAAGTGGGCGTGAATGGCTGGGCATTGGCGTGGGGCTTCTGGGGATTGCCCTACTGAACGTAGGTGAGCTGCACGCCACGCCCCTGGCCGCACTGCTGCTGATCCTCGCGCCGCTGTGCTGGACTTTCGGCAGCCAGTGGTCCCGGCGGCTGCCCCTTCCCGCCGGGCTGATGGGCAGCGCCGCCGAGATGCTGGCGGGCGGCGTGATCTTGATGGGGCTGAGCCTGACCACAGGTGAGCATTGGAAGGCGCCCACCTCCGCCAGCCTTTGGGCACTGGCCTACCTGACGGTCTTCGGCAGCCTCGTTGCCTACAGCGCCTATATGTACCTGGTGGCGCACACCCGGCCGGCCCTCGCCACGAGTTACGCTTACGTCAACCCTGTGGTGGCCGTGCTGCTGGGCGTCGGCTTCGGGGGCGAACACCTCAGCGCGCTGGGCTGGGGGGCCCTCGGCGTGATCCTGACGGGCGTGGTGCTGGTGGCCTGGCCCAGAAAGGAGAGGGGGGCTGGGGCATGA
- a CDS encoding antibiotic biosynthesis monooxygenase, which produces MTLPGASPSDPVNLIVRRRIKAGRDAEYEALLAEATALLGRLPGHRGTGIIRPAPGEQEYTLLARFDSLGSAAEWEGSPERTNWLARVEPLVDGQVSFEKQPGLEFWFTPPASPTLRQPPRWKMMLLTLAALYPVSLGITLLLGPALGHWVLPVRSLAQMMLVVPTMTYLVMPWATRLAGGWLKR; this is translated from the coding sequence ATGACCCTGCCCGGCGCCTCTCCTTCCGATCCGGTCAACCTGATCGTGCGACGCCGCATCAAGGCGGGCCGCGACGCCGAGTACGAAGCGCTGCTGGCCGAAGCGACGGCCCTCCTCGGACGGTTGCCCGGCCACCGGGGCACGGGCATCATCCGGCCTGCACCCGGCGAGCAGGAATACACGCTGCTCGCGCGCTTCGACTCCTTGGGCAGCGCCGCCGAGTGGGAGGGGTCCCCCGAGCGGACGAACTGGCTGGCGCGGGTGGAGCCGCTGGTGGACGGGCAGGTCAGCTTTGAGAAGCAGCCTGGGCTGGAGTTCTGGTTCACGCCGCCCGCCAGCCCCACATTGCGCCAGCCGCCCCGCTGGAAGATGATGCTGCTGACGCTGGCAGCCCTGTATCCGGTCAGCCTGGGGATCACGCTGCTGCTGGGGCCGGCACTGGGGCACTGGGTGCTGCCGGTGCGGTCGCTGGCGCAGATGATGCTGGTGGTCCCCACCATGACCTACCTGGTGATGCCGTGGGCCACTCGGCTGGCGGGGGGGTGGCTCAAGCGGTAG
- a CDS encoding helix-turn-helix transcriptional regulator, translating into MDPKQRLCEHLKMHGPTSIRDLMQALQISENAVRHHLAALERGGYLRAVDDQPREGAGRPARLYGLTETAETLFPKYYAELLELILAEAEHQTMLDPLVGSLVKRLADQIRPKLENLTHEERILLAAEHLNLGGNLSQLERTPGGWELRAYNCPYLAVGCRFEAVCNIAPRVLSIATGLAAERVVCQRDGKAACHVLISIGLT; encoded by the coding sequence ATGGATCCGAAGCAGCGCCTTTGTGAACACCTCAAAATGCACGGCCCGACCAGCATCCGGGACCTGATGCAGGCGCTACAAATCAGCGAAAACGCAGTTCGGCACCACCTCGCTGCTCTGGAGCGCGGCGGTTACCTCCGCGCCGTCGACGACCAGCCCCGGGAAGGGGCTGGCCGTCCAGCCCGGCTGTATGGGCTTACTGAGACGGCAGAAACTCTGTTTCCGAAGTACTACGCCGAGCTCCTGGAACTGATCTTGGCTGAGGCGGAGCACCAAACCATGCTCGACCCCCTGGTTGGCAGTCTGGTAAAACGCCTCGCTGACCAGATTCGCCCGAAACTGGAGAACCTGACCCACGAAGAACGGATTTTGCTGGCTGCGGAGCATCTCAACCTGGGCGGGAATCTCAGTCAGCTGGAACGCACCCCGGGTGGCTGGGAACTGCGCGCTTACAACTGTCCTTACCTGGCTGTGGGGTGCCGCTTCGAGGCGGTTTGCAATATTGCGCCCAGGGTGCTCTCCATCGCCACGGGTCTGGCTGCAGAGCGGGTGGTTTGTCAGCGCGATGGAAAAGCGGCCTGCCATGTTCTTATTTCCATCGGACTGACTTGA
- a CDS encoding plastocyanin/azurin family copper-binding protein gives MRESTQKFKPTLKAAFLLALLVTPAMAHDLGGAGFSEKVAVLNLAPGAAGTLRDRDISVQIPRNAFSRAVKIELFRGERVGGSAFPAWKEAAPQNSDVLDAFVLVITDPATNKHIVAVPKLTYTLRDPRVKDGLQVWATGQAAPLKRVGQPIPITVKPGEVSFTLTDLTHGWLVTAPRAAVASAFSVDMQGMKFQPGTISVNVGESVRFVQKDDVPHNVVINDVMESPPSMKKGQVYTHTFSGPGTYRVYCEIHPTMTMTVTVK, from the coding sequence ATGCGCGAATCGACACAGAAATTCAAGCCAACCCTGAAAGCAGCGTTCTTGCTGGCCTTACTCGTTACCCCAGCCATGGCGCACGATCTGGGCGGAGCGGGCTTCTCCGAGAAGGTGGCGGTCCTCAACCTGGCGCCCGGCGCGGCGGGGACACTGCGTGACCGGGACATCAGCGTCCAGATTCCCAGAAACGCCTTTTCCAGAGCTGTCAAAATCGAGTTGTTCCGAGGCGAGCGCGTGGGTGGATCCGCCTTCCCTGCCTGGAAGGAAGCCGCTCCTCAGAACAGTGACGTTCTGGACGCCTTCGTGTTGGTGATCACCGATCCGGCGACCAACAAGCACATCGTTGCGGTTCCCAAGCTGACGTACACCCTGCGTGATCCGCGCGTAAAAGACGGTCTCCAGGTCTGGGCGACTGGCCAGGCGGCACCTCTCAAACGGGTGGGACAGCCCATTCCCATCACCGTCAAACCGGGCGAGGTGTCATTCACCTTGACCGATCTCACGCATGGCTGGCTGGTCACCGCTCCTAGAGCCGCAGTTGCCAGTGCCTTCAGCGTCGACATGCAGGGGATGAAATTCCAACCCGGCACCATTTCCGTGAACGTCGGCGAGTCTGTGCGGTTCGTGCAGAAAGACGACGTGCCGCACAACGTGGTAATCAACGACGTGATGGAGTCCCCTCCCAGCATGAAAAAGGGCCAAGTCTACACCCACACGTTCAGCGGGCCGGGAACGTACCGGGTGTACTGCGAAATCCATCCCACCATGACCATGACGGTCACGGTGAAGTAA